A portion of the Candidatus Goldiibacteriota bacterium genome contains these proteins:
- a CDS encoding C40 family peptidase has product MNRRIVYFFFVSLFMFSACVSFKGSGTAGRASGPNANAREAVVNAAKNMLNRSYQSGSLNCSGLAQKAYSKAGISIPRTALSQYSKSKKVGRSNLEKGDLVFFNTNGGGVSHVGVYIGGGVFIHAPKTGDSVRKDELENVYWKRVYMGAGHFF; this is encoded by the coding sequence ATGAACAGGCGGATTGTTTATTTCTTTTTTGTATCCCTTTTTATGTTTTCGGCCTGTGTTTCATTTAAAGGGTCGGGGACAGCCGGCAGGGCCTCGGGGCCGAATGCAAACGCAAGGGAAGCCGTTGTAAACGCGGCCAAGAATATGCTTAACAGAAGCTATCAGTCTGGTTCATTGAACTGTTCCGGGCTTGCGCAGAAAGCGTATTCAAAGGCGGGCATAAGTATTCCAAGGACTGCTTTGTCGCAGTATTCAAAGTCAAAAAAGGTAGGCAGGTCAAACCTTGAAAAAGGGGATCTGGTTTTTTTTAATACCAACGGCGGCGGAGTGTCACACGTGGGCGTATATATAGGCGGCGGTGTGTTTATTCACGCCCCCAAAACAGGCGACTCTGTAAGAAAAGACGAACTTGAAAACGTCTATTGGAAAAGAGTTTATATGGGCGCCGGACATTTCTTTTAA
- a CDS encoding C40 family peptidase translates to MRLFKTAVTGVLVLAFIISSGIISRAELYNLEVQQEIEKEAQLKDAVKKPAKKKAKKKPKLTGEAAKREKIVNAAMALIGQDYWPGGTGSEDDYGYDCSGLTQHAYMAAGIAIPKKSTEQYRKATIILQRELKRGDLVFFNTRGMGVNHVGVYIGGGMFVHAPGIGKQIQTADLNKSYWGSRFFGAGRYIK, encoded by the coding sequence ATGAGACTATTTAAAACAGCAGTCACAGGGGTTCTGGTTCTGGCTTTTATTATATCTTCGGGTATAATTAGCAGGGCTGAATTATATAATCTTGAAGTGCAGCAGGAAATTGAAAAAGAAGCACAGCTTAAAGACGCCGTAAAAAAGCCCGCAAAGAAAAAAGCAAAAAAGAAGCCTAAATTGACGGGTGAAGCCGCTAAAAGGGAAAAAATTGTAAATGCGGCCATGGCACTTATCGGGCAGGACTACTGGCCGGGCGGCACAGGCAGTGAAGATGATTACGGTTATGACTGTTCCGGGTTAACCCAGCACGCTTATATGGCCGCGGGTATTGCAATTCCCAAGAAATCAACAGAGCAGTACAGAAAAGCCACAATAATACTTCAAAGGGAATTGAAAAGAGGAGACCTTGTTTTTTTTAATACACGGGGAATGGGTGTAAATCACGTCGGTGTTTATATAGGCGGCGGCATGTTTGTACACGCGCCCGGAATTGGAAAGCAGATTCAGACCGCGGATTTAAATAAAAGTTATTGGGGTTCCAGGTTTTTTGGAGCGGGAAGATATATAAAATAA